A part of Bacillus thuringiensis genomic DNA contains:
- the nuoK gene encoding NADH-quinone oxidoreductase subunit NuoK, giving the protein MSSVPASAYLTLAIILFCIGLFGALTKRNTVIVLVCIELMLNAANLNLVAFSKLGLFPNLTGQIFSLFTMAVAAAEAAVGLAILIALYRNRTTVHVDEMDTLKG; this is encoded by the coding sequence ATGAGTAGCGTTCCAGCTTCTGCTTATTTAACGCTTGCGATTATTTTGTTTTGCATCGGTTTGTTTGGAGCTTTAACGAAGCGAAACACGGTAATTGTATTAGTTTGTATCGAATTAATGCTTAACGCGGCCAATTTAAATTTAGTAGCGTTTAGTAAATTAGGTTTGTTCCCAAATTTAACAGGGCAAATTTTCTCTCTGTTTACGATGGCTGTAGCAGCAGCGGAGGCGGCGGTAGGACTCGCCATTTTAATTGCTTTGTATCGTAATCGTACGACGGTTCATGTAGATGAAATGGATACGCTCAAAGGATAA
- a CDS encoding NADH-quinone oxidoreductase subunit J, whose amino-acid sequence MNGEFVAFFILSLSAIIGGVLMLNLTKVMHMMLALVLTFLSIAGLYFLLSAEFIGVAQILLYSGAITIIMIFGIMLTKHNAENESRLTLRKWIIFFAVVAFGAVMYFAVNNIDFVNGSTQGSLPLHEKNTLQIGTLLYSKYIIPFELTSVILLVALVGAIILAKKDEKEEDSNE is encoded by the coding sequence ATGAATGGCGAGTTTGTAGCATTCTTCATACTATCCTTGTCTGCAATTATCGGCGGTGTTCTTATGTTGAACTTAACGAAAGTCATGCATATGATGCTAGCTCTCGTTCTGACATTTCTTAGTATCGCAGGTTTGTACTTTCTTTTATCGGCCGAATTTATCGGCGTTGCACAAATTTTACTTTACTCTGGTGCGATCACAATTATTATGATCTTTGGCATTATGTTAACGAAACATAACGCAGAAAATGAATCACGTCTTACTCTTCGAAAATGGATTATCTTCTTTGCGGTTGTAGCATTTGGGGCAGTCATGTATTTTGCTGTTAACAATATTGATTTTGTAAATGGAAGCACACAAGGAAGTTTACCTCTCCATGAAAAAAACACACTTCAAATCGGTACACTTCTCTATTCGAAATATATTATTCCATTTGAGTTAACCTCAGTTATTTTACTTGTAGCACTTGTTGGCGCGATTATACTTGCGAAGAAGGATGAGAAAGAGGAGGATTCCAATGAGTAG
- the nuoI gene encoding NADH-quinone oxidoreductase subunit NuoI, which produces MKGLFKGLKYTLSNLSKKKVTYDYPNQPLPLPDRFRGIQKFYPEKCIVCNQCSNICPTDCIQLTGKKHPDPTKKGKIIDTYDINFEICILCDLCTEVCPTEAIVMTNNFELAEYSRDDLFKNLQWLDENDENVRKENKA; this is translated from the coding sequence ATGAAGGGACTATTTAAAGGATTAAAATATACATTAAGTAATTTGAGTAAGAAGAAGGTGACTTATGATTATCCGAATCAACCGTTGCCGTTGCCAGACCGTTTTCGAGGTATTCAAAAGTTTTATCCGGAAAAGTGTATTGTTTGTAACCAGTGCTCCAACATTTGTCCGACAGACTGTATTCAGTTAACGGGGAAAAAACATCCGGATCCTACGAAAAAAGGAAAAATTATCGACACGTACGATATTAATTTTGAAATTTGTATTCTGTGTGATTTATGTACAGAAGTTTGTCCGACAGAGGCGATTGTTATGACAAATAACTTTGAGCTCGCGGAATATTCACGTGATGATTTATTTAAAAATTTGCAGTGGCTTGACGAAAACGACGAAAACGTCAGGAAGGAGAATAAAGCATGA
- the nuoH gene encoding NADH-quinone oxidoreductase subunit NuoH gives MIETLLQSPSSWTNFFIFFGLAVLLLFAVLGFVTYGILAERKVMGFMQGRIGPNQVGGRFGLLQTVADVLKLLLKEDSIPKAADKPLFILAPVIAFAPAFMVLAVIPFTDKFQFADIGVGLLYYIAVSGITTIGVVTGGWASNNKYSLLGGMRAAAQMISYEIPLVMSVIGVVLLAGSLNLNEIVAAQENVWYIFVQPIGFVVFLIAAVAELNRTPFDLPEAESELVSGYHTEYSGFRWAFFMLSEYVYFFGMASLITVLFLGGWNPVMFLGFIPGSVWFALKFSSVVFLLIWFRVTFPRIRGDQLMEFGWKVLLPIALANIFLTALIKELFF, from the coding sequence ATGATTGAGACGCTCTTACAATCACCTTCAAGCTGGACGAATTTCTTCATTTTTTTCGGGTTAGCGGTACTTCTATTATTTGCAGTCCTTGGCTTCGTTACATATGGTATTTTGGCAGAACGGAAAGTGATGGGTTTTATGCAAGGGCGGATTGGCCCAAACCAAGTTGGGGGGCGGTTCGGTTTACTGCAAACGGTAGCTGACGTTTTAAAACTATTACTGAAAGAAGATAGTATTCCGAAAGCGGCAGATAAACCGTTGTTTATATTAGCGCCTGTCATTGCATTCGCACCGGCATTTATGGTGCTTGCAGTCATCCCGTTTACTGATAAATTTCAGTTCGCGGATATTGGCGTAGGCTTACTGTATTACATTGCTGTTTCTGGCATTACGACGATTGGTGTCGTAACCGGAGGATGGGCATCAAATAATAAATATTCCCTTTTAGGAGGGATGCGTGCGGCGGCGCAAATGATTTCTTATGAAATTCCGCTCGTAATGAGTGTAATTGGCGTCGTTTTGTTAGCTGGTAGCCTGAATTTAAATGAAATTGTAGCGGCGCAGGAGAATGTTTGGTACATTTTTGTGCAGCCAATCGGTTTCGTCGTTTTCTTGATCGCGGCGGTAGCAGAGTTAAATAGGACGCCGTTTGATTTACCAGAAGCAGAGTCGGAACTTGTTTCTGGATATCATACGGAATACTCAGGGTTTCGATGGGCGTTTTTCATGCTTTCAGAGTACGTATATTTCTTCGGAATGGCATCTTTAATTACAGTGCTCTTTTTAGGCGGATGGAATCCAGTTATGTTCCTTGGATTTATCCCAGGATCGGTATGGTTTGCTTTGAAATTTAGCAGTGTAGTCTTTCTATTAATTTGGTTCCGCGTTACGTTCCCGCGTATAAGAGGTGACCAGTTAATGGAGTTTGGCTGGAAAGTATTATTGCCAATTGCACTTGCAAATATTTTCTTAACGGCATTGATTAAGGAGTTATTCTTCTAA
- the nuoD gene encoding NADH-quinone oxidoreductase subunit NuoD: MIRTEEMLLNVGPQHPSTHGVFRLVIKIDGEIIKEATPVIGYLHRGTEKIAESLQYTQIIPYTDRMDYLSAMTNNYVICHAVETMMGLEIPERAEYLRVLAMELGRIASHLVWWGTNLLDIGAVSPFLYAFREREMIINLLNELCGARLTFNYMRVGGVKWDAPDGWIEKVEEFVPYMREQLAGYHDLVSGNEIFLNRVKGVGIYSAEEAISYSLSGANLRCTGVNWDLRKDEPYSIYDRFDFDIPVGSVGDAWDRYVCRMQEIEESLKIVEQAVHQFPKDGAVLAKVPKIIKAPKGEAYVRIESPRGEIGCYIASDGKKEPYRLKFRRPSFYNLQILPKLLKGENIANLITILGGVDIVLGEVDG, translated from the coding sequence ATGATCCGTACGGAAGAAATGCTTTTGAATGTAGGGCCACAGCATCCGAGTACGCATGGTGTGTTCAGGCTTGTTATTAAGATAGACGGGGAAATTATTAAAGAAGCTACACCAGTTATTGGATATTTGCATCGCGGGACCGAAAAGATTGCCGAGAGCTTACAGTATACGCAAATTATCCCTTATACAGATCGAATGGACTATTTATCGGCCATGACGAATAATTACGTCATTTGCCATGCTGTAGAGACGATGATGGGGCTTGAAATCCCGGAGCGGGCTGAATACTTGCGAGTACTTGCAATGGAGCTTGGAAGGATTGCGAGCCACCTCGTTTGGTGGGGGACAAATCTTCTTGATATAGGAGCGGTCAGTCCGTTTTTGTACGCGTTTCGTGAACGAGAGATGATTATAAATTTATTAAACGAATTATGCGGTGCCCGGCTTACTTTTAACTATATGAGAGTCGGGGGTGTAAAGTGGGATGCGCCGGACGGTTGGATTGAAAAAGTGGAAGAGTTCGTTCCGTATATGCGAGAGCAATTGGCAGGTTATCATGATCTCGTTAGCGGTAATGAGATTTTCTTAAATCGTGTAAAAGGCGTTGGTATATATAGCGCGGAAGAAGCGATTTCGTATTCATTAAGCGGAGCGAATTTGCGGTGTACCGGAGTAAACTGGGATCTTCGCAAAGATGAACCGTACTCTATTTATGACCGTTTTGATTTCGATATTCCTGTTGGGAGTGTGGGAGATGCTTGGGATCGTTACGTTTGCCGCATGCAAGAGATTGAGGAGTCATTAAAAATTGTTGAGCAAGCTGTCCATCAGTTCCCGAAAGACGGAGCTGTGCTAGCGAAAGTGCCGAAAATCATTAAGGCGCCTAAAGGGGAAGCGTACGTCCGTATAGAATCGCCGCGAGGAGAGATTGGTTGCTATATTGCTAGTGATGGAAAGAAAGAGCCGTACCGCTTGAAGTTTCGCAGGCCGTCTTTTTACAATTTACAAATTTTACCGAAGTTATTGAAAGGTGAAAACATCGCCAATTTAATTACGATTTTAGGTGGAGTTGATATTGTACTTGGGGAGGTTGATGGCTAA
- a CDS encoding NADH-quinone oxidoreductase subunit C, whose protein sequence is MSDPNKDLEDLKREAARRAKEEARKRLVAKHDAEISKLEEENREKEKALPKNNDMTVEGAKRRAAAAAKAKAAALAKQKREGTEEVTDEEKAKAKAKAAAAAKAKAAALAKQKREGTEEVTDEEKAKAKAKAAAAAKAKAAALAKQKREGTEEVTDEEKAKAKAKAAAAAKAKAAALAKRKREGTEEVTDEEKAKAKAKAVAVAKAKAAALAKQKASQGDGDSGDEKAKAIAAAKAKVAAAARAKTKGVEGKQEEAPKREEPSMNQPYLNQYVDVIKVNVGEDALVDSYINKLSKDVPTLVVESSKYYEVMELIRFHEGLAFDYMSELHATDFVTHMEVYVHLFSYGKKQSVAVKVKLDREEPQVESVTVLWKGADWPEREAYDLLGIVFKGHPNLSRILMPDDWIGYPLRKDYEPYDVEV, encoded by the coding sequence ATGAGTGATCCAAACAAAGACTTAGAGGATTTGAAAAGAGAAGCGGCTAGACGTGCAAAAGAAGAGGCGAGAAAGCGTCTCGTTGCGAAACATGATGCGGAAATAAGTAAACTTGAGGAAGAAAATCGAGAAAAAGAGAAAGCGCTACCAAAAAATAATGATATGACTGTGGAAGGAGCAAAACGACGTGCAGCAGCCGCAGCGAAAGCAAAAGCGGCGGCGTTAGCGAAGCAAAAAAGAGAAGGAACAGAAGAAGTAACGGACGAAGAAAAAGCGAAAGCAAAGGCGAAGGCGGCAGCAGCCGCAAAAGCAAAAGCAGCGGCGTTAGCGAAGCAAAAAAGAGAAGGAACAGAAGAAGTAACGGACGAAGAAAAGGCCAAAGCGAAGGCGAAGGCAGCAGCGGCCGCAAAAGCAAAAGCGGCGGCGTTAGCGAAGCAAAAAAGAGAAGGAACAGAAGAAGTAACGGACGAAGAAAAGGCCAAAGCGAAGGCGAAGGCAGCAGCAGCCGCAAAAGCAAAAGCAGCGGCGTTAGCGAAGCGAAAAAGAGAAGGAACAGAAGAAGTAACGGACGAAGAAAAGGCCAAAGCGAAGGCGAAGGCCGTGGCGGTAGCAAAGGCAAAAGCAGCGGCGTTAGCGAAGCAGAAGGCCTCGCAAGGCGATGGGGATTCGGGAGATGAAAAGGCGAAGGCGATTGCAGCAGCGAAGGCAAAAGTGGCTGCGGCTGCAAGGGCGAAGACAAAGGGCGTTGAAGGAAAGCAGGAAGAGGCGCCCAAGCGGGAAGAACCATCCATGAATCAGCCGTATTTAAATCAGTATGTTGACGTTATTAAGGTAAACGTAGGAGAGGATGCATTAGTAGATTCCTACATTAATAAACTTTCAAAAGATGTGCCAACTCTTGTGGTGGAGTCCTCAAAATATTATGAAGTAATGGAGTTAATACGATTCCATGAGGGACTTGCTTTTGATTATATGTCAGAGCTACATGCGACGGATTTTGTGACACATATGGAAGTATATGTTCATTTATTTTCATATGGAAAGAAACAGTCAGTAGCGGTGAAGGTGAAGCTGGATAGGGAAGAGCCGCAAGTAGAATCGGTGACAGTGCTTTGGAAAGGGGCGGACTGGCCAGAGCGAGAAGCGTATGATTTGCTCGGCATTGTATTTAAGGGACACCCGAATTTATCACGTATTTTAATGCCGGATGATTGGATAGGGTATCCGCTTAGGAAAGATTATGAACCGTATGATGTGGAGGTGTAG
- the nuoB gene encoding NADH-quinone oxidoreductase subunit NuoB: protein MVINFEELHPNERAELERNIFFSTLEQLKGWARSNSLWPMTFGLACCAIEMMGVGSSHYDLDRFGSFFRTSPRQSDVMIVSGTVTKKMAPIVRRLYDQMPEPKWVIAMGSCATAGGPYVNSYAVVKGVDQIVPVDVYIPGCPPNPAALIYGINKLKEKIRYEAKTGKQVTNK from the coding sequence ATGGTTATAAATTTTGAGGAATTACATCCAAATGAGCGAGCGGAATTAGAACGAAATATCTTTTTTTCTACATTGGAACAGTTGAAAGGATGGGCACGTAGCAATTCTTTATGGCCGATGACATTCGGACTGGCATGCTGTGCAATTGAAATGATGGGAGTAGGTTCATCGCATTACGATTTAGATCGATTTGGGTCATTTTTTCGGACTTCACCAAGGCAATCGGACGTTATGATTGTGTCGGGAACGGTAACGAAGAAGATGGCTCCTATTGTTCGGCGTTTATATGATCAAATGCCTGAACCAAAGTGGGTTATTGCAATGGGATCTTGTGCGACAGCAGGTGGTCCATATGTAAATTCATACGCTGTTGTGAAAGGTGTAGATCAAATTGTACCAGTTGATGTGTATATTCCTGGCTGCCCACCAAATCCCGCTGCTTTAATTTATGGAATTAATAAATTGAAAGAAAAAATTCGTTACGAGGCCAAGACGGGAAAGCAGGTGACGAATAAATGA
- the nuoA gene encoding NADH-quinone oxidoreductase subunit NuoA, translated as MASVYENSYMIVLIFLLLGILLPVVALTLGRMLRPNKPSEAKATTYESGIEPFHDANIRFHARYYIFALLFVIFDVETLFLYPWAVAYDKLGLFALIEMLIFVVMLLVGLAYAWKKKVLQWL; from the coding sequence ATGGCAAGTGTATATGAAAATAGTTATATGATCGTTTTGATTTTCTTGCTATTAGGCATATTGCTGCCGGTAGTGGCTCTTACATTAGGAAGGATGCTGCGTCCAAACAAACCAAGTGAAGCGAAAGCGACGACGTATGAGAGTGGGATTGAGCCTTTTCATGATGCAAATATTCGGTTTCATGCTCGTTATTATATTTTTGCTTTATTGTTTGTCATCTTTGATGTAGAAACTTTATTTTTATATCCATGGGCTGTTGCATATGACAAGCTCGGTTTATTTGCACTGATTGAAATGCTCATCTTTGTTGTAATGTTGCTAGTTGGATTAGCGTATGCTTGGAAAAAGAAGGTGTTACAATGGTTATAA
- a CDS encoding putative bifunctional diguanylate cyclase/phosphodiesterase: protein MKKQTHVSILISIILLSTVIHYVAMPFLYEYSFPFQVLIGMSTLFIDIIACSYILYFSNMKEGLPRLFWTILSVGTLSYFIGDIIVAYQRLILKDYYTFVDPSDFFYLLFLISFAFAFLYEIIYNRDLLEKLFMICDICIIVTAQFTLSYYLLIERTIHVFTTSYVDIFVQLIYPMADLLFLLIGINLLFKPLSLLPKKVGALLGSALILYATTDAIYAYIKYFTPEYSMFTVTPLYQITLVLVAIACILHTKEPEKQEQVLLTPKLGESIRLSLPYISVVMLIVFILVEYVFAPIVVIGLMITFSFVLIRHSLVRKQNKILLLAQMQFNLELEKQIELRTEDLVDQKNELYHNQQMFKSLYEHHPDPIFTLDLYGNFLKVNNAGTTLLGYQTNELLNQPYYSLMYEEDLEEIINAFHRVKKGKSISLEIRAYHKNRDIYYLHVTAVPIFLKNHISGVYLMIKDITESKQQQEQINFLAYHDTLTELANRRAFHQYVEQAIARSEISKRPFAVMFLDLDRFKVINDTLGHRVGDLLLIAVAKRLERISTPNMKLARLAGDEFTILIENYRKRPDVQKIADTIVAAMNEPFEIENQHLQISPSIGIAIYPEAGEDPLSILQHADMAMYEAKNKGKNGSSLYTKELYKKMERKARIEKDLPLALVNKEFYLVYQPQIDITTKKIIGSEALIRWKHPLLGDIPPCEFIPIVEETPQVIPLGHWVLKESCRQLKIWHTFGYTDLRISVNLSAKEFQQDNLIENISQIITDVNVNPRYVTLELTERIAMIDEKETLSRLKQLKEYGIQTSIDDFGTGYSSLAYLSIFPIDTLKVPREFTQLADHRPEERAIVSTILSLANTLNLSVVAEGIETEKQLKFLQKNNCKYMQGYYFSKPLTSHQFIKFLQKTPSMNQ, encoded by the coding sequence ATGAAAAAACAAACACATGTAAGTATTCTTATAAGCATTATATTGTTGTCTACAGTAATTCATTACGTGGCAATGCCTTTTCTATATGAATACTCATTTCCTTTTCAAGTATTAATTGGGATGAGTACACTATTCATTGATATTATTGCTTGTAGTTATATACTTTATTTTTCAAACATGAAAGAAGGGTTACCTCGTTTATTTTGGACCATATTATCTGTGGGAACCCTCTCTTATTTCATTGGTGATATCATTGTTGCCTATCAACGTTTAATTTTAAAGGACTACTATACATTCGTTGATCCGTCCGATTTTTTTTACCTACTTTTTTTAATTAGCTTTGCATTTGCCTTTCTATATGAAATCATTTATAACCGAGATTTATTAGAAAAGCTTTTTATGATATGTGACATTTGTATCATCGTTACAGCCCAATTTACTTTAAGCTACTACTTACTTATTGAACGAACCATTCACGTTTTTACAACATCCTATGTCGACATATTCGTTCAACTTATCTATCCAATGGCTGATTTACTCTTTCTTCTCATAGGAATCAATCTGTTATTCAAGCCATTATCCTTATTACCCAAAAAAGTTGGTGCGCTTCTTGGCAGTGCTTTAATTTTATATGCTACTACAGACGCGATTTATGCTTATATCAAATACTTCACACCCGAGTATTCTATGTTTACAGTTACCCCTCTCTATCAAATAACTTTAGTACTAGTAGCAATCGCCTGTATTCTGCATACAAAAGAACCTGAAAAACAAGAGCAAGTACTATTAACACCTAAACTTGGGGAATCAATCAGATTATCATTACCTTATATTTCTGTAGTCATGCTTATTGTTTTTATATTAGTTGAATACGTTTTTGCACCTATTGTAGTAATTGGACTTATGATAACTTTCTCCTTCGTTCTCATACGCCATAGTTTAGTTAGAAAACAAAATAAAATATTATTGCTAGCCCAAATGCAATTCAACTTAGAACTCGAAAAACAAATTGAACTACGTACAGAAGATTTAGTAGATCAAAAAAATGAACTATATCATAACCAACAAATGTTTAAATCTTTATACGAGCATCATCCAGATCCAATCTTCACACTCGATCTGTACGGTAACTTTCTTAAAGTGAATAACGCTGGTACTACTTTGCTCGGTTATCAAACGAATGAATTATTAAATCAACCTTACTATTCACTTATGTATGAAGAAGATTTGGAAGAAATCATTAATGCCTTTCATCGCGTAAAAAAGGGGAAATCTATTTCTTTAGAAATACGGGCATATCATAAAAATAGAGATATTTACTACTTGCATGTTACAGCTGTTCCTATCTTTTTAAAGAATCATATTTCTGGGGTTTATTTAATGATTAAAGATATTACGGAAAGCAAACAACAACAAGAACAAATTAATTTTCTAGCATATCATGATACGTTAACAGAGCTTGCAAATCGCCGCGCATTTCATCAATATGTAGAACAAGCAATTGCTCGATCCGAAATATCAAAAAGGCCTTTTGCTGTTATGTTTCTCGACCTAGACCGCTTTAAGGTTATTAATGACACCCTCGGTCATAGGGTTGGAGACCTTCTATTAATTGCAGTAGCAAAAAGACTCGAAAGAATATCGACACCAAATATGAAGCTTGCCCGGCTAGCTGGGGATGAGTTCACAATCCTTATCGAAAATTATAGAAAAAGACCAGATGTACAAAAAATAGCTGATACGATTGTAGCAGCCATGAACGAACCATTCGAAATTGAAAATCAGCATTTACAAATCTCACCGAGCATCGGAATTGCAATATATCCTGAAGCAGGTGAAGATCCATTGTCCATTTTACAGCATGCTGATATGGCCATGTACGAAGCAAAAAATAAAGGAAAAAACGGTAGCTCTCTGTACACGAAAGAATTGTATAAAAAAATGGAACGAAAGGCTCGAATTGAAAAAGATTTACCACTCGCTTTAGTAAACAAAGAATTTTATCTCGTCTATCAACCACAAATCGATATTACGACGAAAAAGATTATTGGCTCTGAAGCATTAATACGCTGGAAACACCCGCTCCTAGGTGACATTCCGCCATGTGAATTCATTCCAATTGTAGAAGAGACTCCACAAGTCATTCCACTCGGTCATTGGGTATTAAAAGAATCTTGTCGCCAGTTAAAAATATGGCATACTTTCGGCTACACAGATTTAAGAATAAGTGTGAACTTATCAGCAAAAGAGTTCCAGCAAGATAATTTAATCGAGAACATTTCACAAATAATAACAGACGTTAACGTCAATCCAAGGTATGTAACACTTGAGTTAACAGAACGAATTGCAATGATTGATGAAAAAGAAACATTATCAAGACTAAAACAATTAAAGGAATATGGTATTCAAACGTCCATTGATGACTTCGGTACCGGCTATTCTTCTCTCGCTTATTTATCAATTTTCCCTATCGATACATTAAAAGTACCGAGAGAATTTACACAACTAGCCGATCATCGGCCGGAAGAGCGAGCTATCGTTTCCACCATCCTTTCCCTTGCAAATACTTTAAACCTTTCTGTCGTTGCCGAAGGAATTGAAACAGAAAAACAGCTTAAGTTTCTACAAAAGAACAACTGTAAATATATGCAAGGTTACTATTTCAGTAAACCACTTACTAGTCATCAATTTATAAAATTTCTACAAAAAACACCCAGTATGAACCAATAG
- a CDS encoding DUF975 family protein → MISDLKGEALDSLEGKWGLAVGATLLISILISVFSFSVDFIFSQVWNWKEVNGSLSVDIITILVVGPLTLGGYYLGLHIIRDEEARIGHVFRWFTEGSKFIKAFLLYIVVNIYIFLWFLLFIIPGIIKSFSYAMTYFIINDHPEYSINQAITESRRMMDGHKMEYFILCLSFIGWFILSCITLGIGFLWLIPYFYTTSAAFYEEIAEEYYEKKIPTL, encoded by the coding sequence ATGATTAGTGATTTAAAAGGAGAAGCGCTAGATTCATTAGAAGGGAAATGGGGATTAGCTGTCGGGGCAACATTACTGATTTCGATTCTTATTTCAGTGTTTAGTTTTAGTGTTGATTTCATTTTCTCTCAGGTTTGGAATTGGAAAGAAGTAAATGGCTCACTTTCAGTAGACATTATTACAATATTGGTGGTAGGTCCATTAACGCTAGGTGGTTATTATTTAGGACTGCATATCATTCGTGATGAGGAAGCGCGTATTGGGCATGTATTCAGATGGTTTACAGAAGGAAGTAAGTTTATCAAGGCATTTTTATTATATATAGTAGTAAACATTTATATTTTCTTATGGTTTTTACTATTTATTATTCCAGGCATTATTAAATCATTTTCTTATGCGATGACTTACTTTATTATAAATGATCATCCTGAGTATTCTATAAATCAAGCTATTACAGAGAGTCGTCGTATGATGGATGGACATAAGATGGAGTATTTCATTTTATGTTTAAGTTTTATTGGTTGGTTTATATTAAGTTGTATTACACTAGGAATTGGATTCCTATGGCTAATTCCATATTTTTATACGACGTCAGCAGCTTTTTATGAAGAAATTGCAGAGGAATATTACGAAAAAAAAATTCCGACATTATAA
- a CDS encoding DUF975 family protein: protein MIGEMKREALHSLKGKWGLGVGSTILYHIISYVVSMAIMLILLIPGVIIFLLASISIGSIGEEAMEIGAVITFGIFYCLIIILSYAAYGITSYGYTNVFLQISKREDARVDYLFEGFRGFKRMMKTMWAMVAILLYTGAWVPMLGMIVFGTLGFFDENANPSFIIVFFVLLAISFIVMAILYFSYSMTYYVMVEKPEYSVSQAMKESKHLMKGHKLDLFLLWLSFIGWAILSILTLGIGFLWLSPYVSTTTAHFYRYLSKDEL from the coding sequence ATGATTGGTGAAATGAAACGAGAAGCATTGCACTCTTTAAAAGGAAAATGGGGACTAGGTGTTGGATCAACGATTTTATATCATATTATAAGTTACGTCGTTTCAATGGCTATAATGCTTATACTATTAATCCCAGGAGTTATAATATTTCTTTTAGCGTCTATTTCAATCGGTTCAATTGGAGAAGAAGCGATGGAAATTGGAGCTGTGATTACGTTTGGAATTTTTTATTGTCTTATAATAATTTTAAGTTATGCAGCTTATGGTATTACCTCATACGGTTATACGAATGTGTTTCTACAAATAAGTAAACGAGAAGATGCTAGAGTGGATTATTTGTTTGAAGGATTTCGTGGTTTTAAAAGAATGATGAAAACAATGTGGGCTATGGTTGCAATTTTGTTATATACAGGTGCATGGGTACCGATGTTAGGAATGATTGTGTTTGGGACATTAGGTTTTTTTGATGAGAATGCAAATCCATCGTTCATAATCGTTTTCTTTGTTTTATTAGCTATTTCGTTTATTGTAATGGCTATTCTGTATTTTTCATATTCGATGACATATTATGTGATGGTTGAAAAACCAGAATATAGTGTTTCACAGGCAATGAAAGAAAGTAAGCATCTTATGAAGGGACATAAGTTAGATTTATTCCTTTTATGGCTGAGCTTTATAGGTTGGGCGATTTTATCGATTCTTACACTTGGAATAGGTTTTCTTTGGCTTAGTCCGTACGTGAGCACAACGACAGCACATTTTTATCGCTATCTTTCAAAAGATGAATTGTAG
- the atpC gene encoding F0F1 ATP synthase subunit epsilon encodes MKTFPVSIVTPDGPVYEKEVEMVSVKAESGEMGILPGHIPTVAPLKISAVRLKNGGHTDYVAVSGGFIEVRPDKVTVLSSSAEEANHIDIHRANEAKRRAEQRMQDKQAHVDFRRAEMALQRAVNRLNVSDMK; translated from the coding sequence ATGAAGACATTTCCAGTCAGTATTGTAACTCCTGATGGACCGGTTTACGAAAAAGAAGTAGAGATGGTAAGTGTAAAAGCAGAGAGTGGGGAAATGGGGATCTTACCAGGTCACATTCCAACTGTTGCACCATTAAAAATTAGTGCAGTTCGTCTGAAAAACGGTGGACACACTGATTATGTAGCAGTAAGTGGTGGCTTTATCGAAGTTCGTCCAGATAAAGTAACTGTATTATCATCATCTGCTGAAGAAGCAAACCATATCGATATCCATCGTGCAAATGAAGCGAAGCGTCGCGCTGAGCAACGTATGCAAGATAAACAAGCACATGTTGACTTTAGACGTGCAGAAATGGCATTACAACGTGCCGTGAACCGTTTAAACGTTTCTGATATGAAATAA